A DNA window from bacterium contains the following coding sequences:
- a CDS encoding FAD-dependent oxidoreductase, which produces MPRARTPLMAFLQGLYRDYADAEQAGCSVQEVQAERHEQQRKAILTRRELIKAGGAIAAAGALAGPQVLGRALQAAAATTPRIAVIGAGIAGLSAALQLQDGNPPKVPAYASTIYEASGYIGGRMHSDTTSWANGQVSEHCGELIDTNHTTLLNLATRFNLATTDLLAAQPSGSTDLYFFFNKYYPYSQAVTDFGPVYNALQSDIKSAPFPTLYNSFTAAGQALDNMSNYQWIESRVPGGHTSPMGQLIDVSYATEFGLDSTAQSSLNIVYLLGFQPKPVKFSIFGTSDERFHITGGNQQLPVAIANLLTTRSPQCTINLNTKMTAVALNADGTYTLTFAQGNTTFTQVFDRVILSLPFSVLRGLNFGAAGFDPLKTNAINNLGYGTNSKLHLQFNSRLWNQSGQPWGIANNGTTYVDTGYQTSWDVTRGQSGSTGLQVQYTGGTIGTSFTRDDSASLASYAKNFLSQLEPVYPGITPLWNGRVTLDTPWRNPNLLGSYACYKVGQYTTITGSEKLRSGKCHFAGEHCSLNFQGFMEGGAEEGKRAAQEIQSDYASNIFP; this is translated from the coding sequence ATGCCACGAGCACGAACCCCGCTGATGGCTTTCCTGCAAGGACTCTATCGTGACTACGCCGATGCCGAACAAGCCGGCTGCAGCGTGCAGGAGGTGCAGGCGGAGCGACACGAGCAGCAGCGCAAGGCGATCCTCACCCGCCGCGAGCTGATCAAGGCCGGCGGGGCGATCGCCGCCGCGGGCGCGCTGGCGGGCCCGCAGGTCCTGGGCCGGGCGCTGCAGGCGGCTGCCGCGACCACGCCTCGGATTGCCGTCATCGGTGCCGGCATCGCCGGGCTCAGCGCGGCGCTACAGCTGCAGGACGGTAACCCTCCCAAGGTCCCGGCTTATGCCTCCACGATCTATGAAGCCTCCGGATACATCGGCGGGCGAATGCACTCCGACACCACCAGCTGGGCCAACGGCCAGGTCAGTGAGCACTGTGGTGAGCTGATCGACACCAACCACACGACGCTCCTCAACCTGGCCACGCGCTTCAACCTGGCGACCACCGACCTTCTGGCGGCGCAGCCGAGCGGATCCACCGACCTCTACTTCTTCTTCAACAAGTACTACCCGTACTCCCAGGCCGTCACCGACTTCGGACCGGTCTACAACGCGCTCCAGAGCGACATCAAGTCGGCGCCCTTCCCGACCCTCTACAACAGCTTTACCGCAGCCGGCCAGGCCCTGGACAACATGAGCAACTACCAGTGGATCGAGAGCCGGGTGCCGGGCGGGCACACCTCGCCCATGGGCCAGCTGATCGACGTTTCCTACGCCACCGAGTTTGGATTGGATTCAACGGCGCAGAGCTCGCTCAACATCGTCTACCTGCTCGGCTTTCAGCCGAAGCCTGTCAAGTTCTCCATCTTCGGCACGTCCGACGAGCGCTTTCACATCACCGGAGGAAATCAGCAGCTTCCGGTGGCCATCGCCAATCTGCTGACCACCCGGTCGCCGCAGTGCACGATCAACCTCAACACCAAGATGACAGCCGTCGCGCTGAACGCCGACGGCACCTACACACTGACTTTTGCTCAGGGCAACACCACGTTCACACAGGTCTTCGACCGGGTCATCCTGAGCCTCCCGTTCTCCGTGCTGCGCGGGCTCAACTTCGGCGCTGCCGGATTCGACCCCCTCAAGACCAACGCCATCAACAATCTCGGCTACGGGACCAACTCCAAGCTCCATCTCCAGTTCAACTCGCGCCTGTGGAACCAGTCCGGGCAGCCATGGGGCATCGCCAACAATGGCACCACTTACGTCGACACCGGCTACCAGACCAGCTGGGACGTCACGCGCGGGCAGTCAGGCAGCACAGGCCTTCAGGTCCAATACACCGGAGGGACGATCGGGACCTCCTTCACCAGGGACGATTCTGCTTCCCTTGCGAGCTACGCCAAGAACTTCCTGTCCCAGCTCGAGCCGGTCTACCCCGGCATCACGCCTCTGTGGAACGGGCGGGTGACCCTGGACACTCCCTGGCGCAACCCCAACCTTCTGGGCTCCTACGCGTGCTACAAGGTCGGTCAGTACACG